The following are encoded in a window of Sebastes umbrosus isolate fSebUmb1 chromosome 7, fSebUmb1.pri, whole genome shotgun sequence genomic DNA:
- the LOC119491686 gene encoding P2Y purinoceptor 3 yields the protein MPHSLNSFSTETLISISSPLDSLSTAVWPTEPYEAHSFIANISNVSRSSLLRCTYKEDFKRILLPGVYILVFLLGLPLNATVILKIWRTRPNLSKSNIYMLNLAIADLLYVMSLPLLIYNYASHDYWPFGEFACKMVRFQFYSNLHGSILFLTCISVQRYVGICHPMAMWQKQGGRRLAWCVCGGVWLVVCLLCAPTFYFAATGIQRNRTVCYDLSTPKRSLDYYPYGMALTCLGFLVPFVGVMVCYCRMAHILCRPVTYQGVSIGTGEKREKAVRMIIVIAAVFCISFLPFHLTKTLYLVVRTLPNAPCETRNLFSIIYKCTRPFASMNSFLDPILFYFTQPRYRRSTRRFMLRVTTLRDKGTSV from the exons ATGCCACATTCTCTCAACTCCTTTTCGACGGAAACTCTCATCTCGATATCCTCCCCTTTGGATTCCCTCTCTACCGCCGTATGGCCTACAGAGCCGTACGAGGCACACAGCTTTATCGCCAACATCAGCAACGTCAGCAGGTCATCCCTCCTTCGCTGCACCTATAAGGAAGACTTTAAACGTATTTTACTACCTGGTGTGTACATTTTAGTCTTCCTGCTCGGACTTCCTCTCAATGCTACTGTCATACTAAAGATATGGAGGACTCGGCCCAATCTGTCCAAAAGCAACATCTATATGCTCAACTTGGCCATAGCCGACCTCCTGTATGTGATGTCACTTCCCTTGCTCATCTACAACTACGCCAGTCATGACTACTGGCCCTTTGGGGAGTTTGCCTGTAAAATGGTCAGGTTTCAGTTCTACAG TAACCTGCATGGCAgcatcctcttcctcacctgcATCAGCGTGCAGCGCTACGTGGGCATTTGCCATCCTATGGCGATGTGGCAGAAGCAAGGTGGTCGCAGGTTGGCGTGGTGCGTCTGCGGAGGGGTGTGGCTGGTGGTCTGCCTACTGTGCGCGCCAACTTTTTACTTCGCCGCGACGGGAATCCAGCGAAACCGCACAGTGTGTTACGATTTAAGCACGCCAAAGAGGTCGTTAGATTACTATCCCTACGGCATGGCTCTGACCTGCCTCGGCTTCCTGGTGCCTTTCGTGGGCGTGATGGTGTGCTACTGTCGGATGGCCCACATCCTCTGCCGCCCGGTGACCTACCAGGGTGTCTCCATAGGGACTGGGGAGAAACGGGAGAAGGCGGTGAGGATGATCATTGTGATAGCGGCGGTGTTCTGCATCAGCTTCCTGCCGTTTCACCTCACCAAGACGTTGTACCTGGTGGTGCGTACTCTTCCTAATGCGCCCTGCGAGACTAGAAACTTGTTTTCGATCATCTATAAATGCACCAGGCCGTTTGCAAGCATGAACAGCTTTCTGGACCCGATTCTGTTTTACTTCACTCAGCCACGCTACCGCCGGAGCACCAGAAGGTTTATGCTCAGAGTCACCACCCTCAGGGACAAGGGCACCAGTGTGTGA